A region of Paenibacillus sp. 37 DNA encodes the following proteins:
- a CDS encoding MFS transporter: MDMRQQVKKAPVPAWIIFLLASACGLIVANLYYAQTVIGPISMTTGLSSATAGLIVTLTQIGYVIGLLFIVPLSDIIENRRLVVLFLIVLVVALIAAAFSPTAVVFLTASLFIGIGSVVAQILVPYATYLTSEEQRGRVVGNVMSGLLLGIMLARPVASFITSFFGWQTVFVFSAIVITLLMLLLSRALPARQPEPNLKYGQLIVSLGTLFRTMPLLRRRAFYQASLFGAFSLFWTTVPLRLANDFGMSQQGIAWFALAGVGGAIAAPIAGRLADRGLTRILTGAAMVIAAASFGLAYVFQSHSTFALILLVIVAITLDMAVSGNLVLGQRIIYSLGSEARGRVNGIFMSIFFVGGAIGSSLGSWSYANGGWSLTTLIGLIMPLLALVYYFTEKKAVIVSHE, encoded by the coding sequence ATGGATATGAGACAACAAGTGAAGAAGGCACCTGTACCTGCCTGGATTATTTTTTTGTTGGCATCCGCTTGTGGATTGATCGTGGCAAACCTGTATTATGCTCAGACCGTTATCGGACCGATTAGTATGACCACGGGCCTTTCTTCTGCCACTGCCGGATTGATCGTAACGTTGACTCAGATTGGTTATGTTATTGGTTTGTTATTCATCGTGCCGCTCAGTGACATTATTGAGAACCGACGCCTGGTCGTTCTTTTCCTCATCGTACTGGTTGTTGCCCTGATTGCTGCGGCTTTCTCGCCCACTGCTGTTGTATTTCTGACTGCCTCTCTATTCATCGGCATAGGTTCTGTTGTCGCTCAGATTCTGGTACCCTATGCGACATATCTTACTTCCGAGGAACAACGCGGGCGGGTTGTCGGCAATGTCATGAGCGGTCTGCTGCTGGGCATTATGCTCGCTCGTCCTGTCGCAAGCTTTATCACCAGCTTCTTCGGATGGCAGACGGTCTTTGTATTCTCCGCCATTGTTATAACACTTCTAATGCTGCTCCTATCACGTGCTCTTCCTGCTCGCCAGCCTGAACCAAACTTGAAATACGGTCAATTAATCGTGTCATTGGGCACACTGTTCAGAACGATGCCTCTGTTACGCCGTCGGGCGTTTTATCAAGCCAGTCTGTTTGGTGCTTTCAGCTTATTCTGGACGACGGTTCCACTCAGGCTCGCTAACGATTTCGGCATGTCACAGCAAGGCATTGCCTGGTTTGCACTGGCTGGTGTCGGAGGTGCTATTGCTGCTCCCATCGCCGGGAGACTGGCGGATCGCGGACTAACGCGCATTCTGACAGGTGCTGCCATGGTGATCGCTGCTGCTTCATTTGGTCTTGCTTATGTGTTCCAGAGCCACTCCACGTTTGCATTGATCCTGCTTGTGATCGTGGCGATCACACTGGATATGGCTGTCTCGGGAAATCTGGTGCTGGGTCAACGCATCATCTATTCGTTAGGAAGTGAAGCGAGAGGACGTGTGAATGGCATATTCATGTCGATCTTTTTTGTCGGCGGTGCGATCGGTTCATCTCTTGGAAGCTGGTCTTATGCTAACGGAGGCTGGAGTCTCACAACGCTGATTGGCCTGATCATGCCGCTGCTCGCTTTGGTGTATTACTTTACGGAAAAGAAAGCTGTAATCGTCAGCCATGAATAG
- a CDS encoding nitroreductase, which yields MMKPKTSLRQTVIERRTIQEFNGLPIPLETIHEILEDAIWAPFHSKKEPWRFILFMNEGRETFASAVLSTRNPEFVAKYGQQIRAAYCAQTPVHLVVVMTAKLPSKAWEEAFAATSALIQNIQLLAWEQHIGVVWKTSPFNESPLFCEAIGVTSEEKIVGTLHMGYFNAEDQPMPKPRTPLPQLLHLIDH from the coding sequence ATGATGAAACCTAAAACAAGTCTTAGGCAGACCGTGATCGAACGACGTACGATTCAGGAATTTAATGGCCTACCCATTCCCTTGGAAACGATTCATGAGATTCTGGAGGACGCGATATGGGCACCTTTTCATTCCAAAAAGGAACCTTGGCGTTTCATTCTGTTTATGAATGAGGGCAGAGAAACATTCGCAAGCGCTGTATTGAGTACACGCAATCCTGAATTTGTAGCAAAGTACGGACAACAAATCAGAGCTGCCTATTGTGCACAGACACCTGTGCATCTGGTTGTGGTTATGACAGCCAAGCTGCCCTCTAAAGCGTGGGAAGAGGCTTTTGCTGCAACCTCGGCACTGATCCAGAACATACAGTTGCTCGCCTGGGAACAACACATCGGCGTCGTATGGAAGACAAGCCCTTTTAACGAAAGTCCGCTATTCTGTGAAGCCATTGGTGTGACATCTGAGGAAAAAATAGTAGGTACACTTCACATGGGGTATTTTAACGCTGAAGATCAGCCTATGCCCAAGCCTCGCACACCTCTTCCTCAACTGTTGCATCTCATTGATCACTAA
- a CDS encoding aspartyl-phosphate phosphatase Spo0E family protein, with protein MSEPKQITDKIERNRHELSRLAENHGMQDNQVLRQSMVLDELINEYNRFKYKSHLRNRQPIA; from the coding sequence GTGAGTGAACCGAAGCAGATCACAGATAAAATCGAACGAAATAGGCATGAGTTAAGTCGTTTGGCGGAGAATCATGGCATGCAGGACAACCAAGTCCTCCGACAGTCCATGGTACTGGACGAGCTTATTAATGAATATAATCGATTCAAATATAAAAGCCATCTTAGGAACAGACAACCGATTGCATAA
- a CDS encoding TetR/AcrR family transcriptional regulator: MTAKRGRPRNMETQNAILTASYELLLEHGFGAVTIEKIAERAQVSKATIYKWWPNKGAVIMDGYMSAATARLPVPDTGSVLEDIRIHASNLVRFLTSREGKVITQIIGEGQSDEGLAEEYRTRYIQPRRREARGILEKGVERGELKAGVDIGLYIDLIYGPVFYRMLVTGEAMDEAFVDVMLRSLFEGIQSE, from the coding sequence ATGACTGCCAAAAGAGGACGTCCACGTAACATGGAAACCCAGAATGCCATTCTTACCGCATCGTATGAGTTGTTGTTGGAACACGGGTTCGGGGCAGTTACGATCGAGAAGATTGCTGAGCGCGCACAGGTGAGCAAAGCCACGATCTACAAATGGTGGCCGAACAAAGGCGCCGTCATCATGGACGGATATATGTCTGCTGCAACGGCAAGATTACCAGTACCGGATACAGGCTCGGTATTGGAGGATATACGCATACATGCGAGTAATCTGGTTCGATTTTTGACCAGTCGGGAAGGAAAAGTGATTACACAGATTATCGGAGAAGGGCAGTCGGATGAAGGGCTTGCCGAAGAATACCGTACAAGATACATCCAACCACGTCGACGTGAGGCTCGGGGAATTCTGGAGAAGGGTGTGGAGCGCGGCGAATTGAAGGCAGGGGTGGACATTGGACTGTACATTGATCTGATCTATGGGCCGGTGTTCTATCGTATGTTAGTGACGGGGGAAGCGATGGATGAAGCGTTTGTAGATGTGATGCTCCGTTCATTGTTTGAAGGCATTCAGTCCGAGTAG
- a CDS encoding alkene reductase, translated as MNTRSTLLSPVTIHQWQLRNRMVMAPLTRGFADDHKGTVTDEMVAYYEQRARDGVGLIITEGINPNLAGKGTYGIPGLYTDEQTTSWKRVTDAVHRHGGTIIAQLWHVGRLSHSDLIGAVPLAPSSLAAEGRVHKLHKPYQIPQAMSSQDIADTIQHFQRAARNAVLAGFDGIELHAAHGYLIDQFINEKTNHRTDEYGGDTAGRLRFLRDIILAVKKEISVDRISVRFSEKKDDDASYAWVDKAGMIDAYLKLFRETGITILHPSTDHYAKAWAGEQSFHERIRSQWEGIIIGVGNLDVQTAEHAIGKGSIDLAAFGRPFISNPDLVQKLNAGEPLVEYDAAKHLPVLV; from the coding sequence ATGAATACACGTTCAACACTATTAAGCCCGGTGACGATTCATCAGTGGCAATTAAGGAACCGCATGGTGATGGCACCGTTGACCCGGGGATTTGCTGATGACCATAAGGGGACCGTGACGGATGAGATGGTGGCATATTATGAGCAGCGTGCGCGGGATGGTGTGGGACTGATTATTACCGAGGGCATTAACCCCAATCTGGCAGGCAAAGGCACTTATGGTATCCCCGGCTTATATACAGATGAACAGACGACTTCTTGGAAAAGAGTAACGGATGCTGTTCACAGACATGGTGGCACCATTATTGCTCAATTGTGGCATGTCGGCAGATTGTCCCATTCTGATCTGATCGGAGCTGTTCCATTGGCACCTTCCAGCCTTGCGGCAGAGGGAAGAGTGCATAAGCTGCATAAGCCGTATCAGATTCCCCAAGCGATGAGTTCACAGGATATAGCGGATACGATTCAGCATTTTCAGAGGGCAGCCCGCAATGCGGTTCTGGCAGGTTTTGACGGAATAGAGCTTCATGCTGCGCATGGGTATCTGATCGACCAGTTTATCAATGAGAAGACCAACCACAGAACAGACGAATATGGAGGCGACACTGCGGGCAGATTACGGTTCCTTCGAGATATTATTTTGGCGGTAAAAAAAGAGATCAGTGTGGATCGCATATCGGTTCGATTCTCCGAGAAAAAGGATGATGATGCATCCTATGCATGGGTAGACAAAGCTGGAATGATCGATGCATATCTGAAGTTGTTCCGCGAGACGGGAATTACAATCTTGCATCCCTCAACAGATCATTATGCGAAAGCGTGGGCAGGGGAGCAGTCCTTTCACGAGCGGATTCGAAGTCAGTGGGAAGGAATCATCATTGGTGTGGGGAATTTGGATGTTCAGACCGCAGAGCACGCGATTGGTAAGGGAAGCATAGATTTGGCTGCGTTCGGCAGACCGTTTATCTCGAACCCTGATCTGGTGCAGAAATTGAATGCTGGTGAGCCATTGGTGGAGTATGATGCAGCTAAGCATCTGCCCGTGTTGGTGTAA
- a CDS encoding VOC family protein: MSVIGPDFISLQVSNLESSAEFYQNYLGLVRSQAGPPHAVVFDTKPITFALRDLLPGTELGSGTQPGLGIALWLHAPDTQEIHDKLVEAGVKITSVPIDGPFGRTFTFADPDGYQVTLHSKA, encoded by the coding sequence ATGTCAGTAATTGGACCCGATTTCATTTCACTTCAAGTGAGCAATCTTGAAAGCTCTGCCGAATTCTATCAAAACTATCTCGGACTGGTACGCTCACAGGCGGGACCACCTCATGCGGTGGTTTTTGATACCAAGCCTATTACATTTGCTCTTCGTGACCTACTGCCAGGAACCGAACTCGGTTCAGGTACTCAGCCAGGACTTGGTATCGCCCTGTGGCTTCATGCCCCGGATACACAAGAGATTCATGACAAACTTGTTGAAGCAGGCGTAAAGATTACATCTGTACCCATAGATGGACCATTCGGGCGAACCTTTACATTTGCCGACCCAGATGGGTACCAAGTTACCCTTCACAGTAAAGCCTAA
- a CDS encoding ABC transporter substrate-binding protein, producing the protein MDYDLEWTYNYFDNDNQNQLKGVYNVSLPNNQRFSTFFKSGRFLITVLVLCSILAGCGTSQNSGNSASPESNGAKPSTAEQGSENTRTISTIKGDIEIPAEPQKIAGMLYVFADQLLALGIEPTAMVTYNDLGFPEYLADQMKDTTAVGSGESPNFEALLQAEPDLILASKTLNEANYEQLSKIAPTILFDNEEKGDWERFMETATVLGKEKEAQAVKDAYDAKVATTHDELAVKAKDETVAYMRVQDKQLQLIKPDDNFTLFGALGLIPASVDSVDFEGSWNVAISEEILPELNPDRLFIILRPGEENKVVLNNIMDTSIWSNLNAVQNDHVYIGDANLWFAGYGPIGLSKIIDEIAASFEL; encoded by the coding sequence ATGGATTACGATTTGGAATGGACCTATAATTATTTTGATAATGATAATCAAAATCAATTAAAGGGTGTGTACAACGTGTCTTTACCTAATAACCAACGCTTCTCTACCTTTTTCAAATCAGGACGATTCCTTATAACCGTTCTTGTTCTATGCAGCATACTTGCAGGCTGTGGGACTTCCCAGAACAGCGGGAACTCCGCTTCACCCGAATCTAATGGGGCAAAGCCATCAACCGCTGAACAGGGAAGTGAGAATACACGCACCATTTCTACGATCAAAGGGGATATCGAAATTCCTGCTGAACCACAAAAAATTGCGGGTATGCTCTACGTCTTTGCTGACCAATTACTCGCTCTCGGCATTGAACCGACAGCCATGGTAACGTATAACGATCTCGGATTCCCTGAATACCTGGCAGATCAGATGAAAGATACCACTGCCGTAGGTTCCGGCGAGTCTCCCAATTTTGAAGCATTGCTCCAGGCTGAGCCGGATCTCATTCTGGCCTCCAAAACGTTAAATGAAGCAAACTATGAGCAACTCTCCAAGATTGCCCCAACGATCCTTTTTGATAATGAAGAAAAAGGAGACTGGGAGCGATTCATGGAAACAGCAACCGTTCTTGGCAAAGAAAAAGAAGCCCAAGCGGTCAAAGACGCCTATGATGCCAAAGTTGCCACAACCCATGATGAGCTTGCCGTAAAAGCCAAAGACGAAACGGTGGCCTACATGCGTGTACAGGATAAACAGCTCCAGTTGATTAAACCTGATGATAACTTCACTCTGTTTGGTGCTCTGGGATTAATCCCTGCTTCAGTAGACAGTGTAGATTTCGAGGGATCATGGAATGTGGCAATTTCCGAGGAAATTCTGCCTGAACTGAACCCGGATCGACTGTTTATTATTCTTCGTCCAGGAGAAGAAAACAAGGTTGTGCTTAATAACATCATGGATACTTCCATCTGGTCCAATCTGAATGCAGTCCAGAACGATCATGTTTATATCGGTGATGCCAACCTGTGGTTTGCAGGATACGGTCCCATCGGTCTGAGCAAAATTATTGATGAGATCGCTGCTTCCTTCGAGTTATAG
- a CDS encoding pyruvate kinase produces the protein MQIDIQKLYDKYITLDIPNPFTLEQIHDRLTEKFYAEKVDLEEFSDLRNDPHAGFDQAIAAYVFKDERGTKQLISLNKDEDIHEPLEFAWIINSTVRGFSLLLILEIEVFYGMAETEMTLGNPRFEEYLILLYLTGYIEFENDSFINPLRARYREGYRLRYFGMQNGDENYLYK, from the coding sequence TTGCAGATTGATATTCAAAAGCTTTACGACAAATATATAACATTGGACATTCCTAATCCATTCACATTAGAGCAGATTCATGATCGACTAACAGAGAAATTTTACGCTGAGAAGGTGGATTTAGAAGAGTTTTCAGACTTACGCAACGACCCTCATGCGGGATTTGATCAGGCGATTGCAGCTTATGTATTTAAGGATGAGAGGGGAACCAAGCAATTAATTAGCCTGAATAAGGATGAGGATATCCATGAGCCATTGGAGTTTGCATGGATCATCAATTCCACTGTGCGAGGGTTTTCGCTACTATTAATTCTTGAAATTGAAGTATTTTATGGAATGGCAGAGACTGAGATGACTCTTGGCAATCCACGTTTTGAGGAATATCTGATCCTACTCTATTTAACAGGTTACATTGAGTTTGAGAATGACTCCTTCATCAATCCATTACGTGCTCGTTATCGAGAGGGCTACAGACTTCGTTATTTTGGTATGCAGAACGGTGATGAAAATTATCTATACAAATAG
- a CDS encoding AraC family transcriptional regulator, producing MKLTNLLYRLIDARRVDNNAEQVSFPSRPHHMLLVVIKGSLTVKVEDKIISLCAPQVLSVPPSHTCNATTEVQHDFECVTLTYNVYNEELDGKMQRVIDPHLEFIPAVVPSAPVLAIQIHEGGQKEDPWAGMARQILFQELCLVLLKQKKQKFQEDTAIEAVKQSQKYINTHYQDNFTREKLAELAGLSVNRYSRLFKKMIGQGPIEYLNAVRIREAGDLLLTSDNTIKQTARQVGYEDEFYFSRKFKATTGLSPMVYIKKHRSVTRIASLAHPYTGHLLALGIEPYAALINPVHRTSYEFKNVIQVGKDQPDLELLMNAHPELIIGYEGTDYEEPKKAELFRHIASTCTISFAENWRKQLYSIAQSVGKITAGEEWLERYDLSVKQKISGIQRAMDDRPVAVAQYEDGQFRVYGNRNLGTVLYDDLQLSVPQALRHVSHSRLMSLEQLVQSDIEHFILFTSGHAEERTHTVASLMQNSIWQQWEAVRMNQVYELGDSSPYSCYTSLAHNLFLNRVSQLFLSQTSMH from the coding sequence ATGAAACTCACGAATCTTTTATATAGGCTCATTGATGCCCGGCGTGTCGACAACAATGCTGAACAAGTGTCCTTTCCATCCCGTCCACATCATATGCTGCTTGTTGTGATCAAAGGGAGCTTAACCGTCAAAGTCGAAGACAAAATCATCTCCCTATGCGCTCCTCAAGTCCTTTCCGTCCCTCCTTCTCACACCTGTAACGCAACTACCGAGGTACAGCATGACTTTGAATGTGTCACCTTAACCTACAATGTCTACAACGAAGAACTGGATGGCAAGATGCAGCGAGTTATTGATCCACATCTTGAATTCATTCCCGCTGTTGTTCCCTCAGCTCCCGTGCTCGCCATTCAAATCCATGAAGGTGGGCAGAAGGAAGATCCATGGGCTGGAATGGCACGTCAGATCCTCTTTCAGGAACTGTGTCTTGTCCTATTGAAGCAGAAGAAGCAGAAATTCCAGGAAGATACAGCAATTGAAGCGGTAAAGCAGAGCCAAAAATATATCAATACACATTATCAGGATAACTTCACACGCGAAAAACTGGCTGAATTGGCTGGACTGAGTGTCAACCGTTATTCCAGATTGTTCAAAAAAATGATTGGACAAGGCCCCATTGAATATTTGAACGCCGTACGCATCCGGGAAGCCGGTGATCTGCTATTGACTTCGGACAACACGATCAAACAAACAGCCCGCCAGGTCGGGTATGAAGATGAATTCTATTTTAGCCGAAAATTTAAAGCAACCACTGGATTGTCTCCCATGGTTTATATTAAAAAGCATCGCTCCGTAACACGTATCGCTTCACTTGCCCATCCCTATACGGGGCATCTGCTTGCCCTTGGTATTGAGCCTTATGCGGCACTGATTAACCCGGTCCATAGGACATCATATGAATTCAAAAATGTGATTCAAGTGGGCAAAGATCAGCCTGATCTGGAACTATTAATGAACGCACACCCGGAACTGATCATTGGGTATGAAGGAACCGATTATGAAGAGCCCAAAAAAGCCGAATTATTTCGGCATATCGCCTCCACTTGCACCATATCTTTTGCAGAAAATTGGCGTAAACAGTTGTACTCCATTGCACAATCCGTTGGCAAAATAACAGCTGGTGAAGAATGGCTGGAACGTTATGATCTATCGGTCAAACAAAAAATATCCGGAATACAACGTGCCATGGATGACCGCCCTGTGGCTGTGGCGCAATACGAAGATGGACAGTTCCGGGTCTACGGCAACCGTAATCTGGGGACGGTTCTCTATGATGATTTGCAGTTATCCGTACCTCAAGCCCTACGCCACGTATCCCATTCCCGTTTAATGTCACTGGAACAGCTGGTTCAGTCGGATATTGAACACTTCATTCTGTTTACAAGTGGTCACGCAGAAGAGCGTACGCACACTGTAGCGTCGCTTATGCAAAATTCAATCTGGCAGCAATGGGAGGCGGTCCGTATGAATCAAGTCTATGAATTGGGCGATTCCTCCCCCTACTCCTGTTATACTTCCTTGGCTCATAATCTGTTTCTGAATCGGGTTAGTCAATTGTTCCTGAGCCAAACGTCCATGCATTAA
- a CDS encoding LysR family transcriptional regulator yields the protein MELSDIDIILAVARSGKISQAAKELNYAQSNVTTRIKKLEQEYQIQLFNRFPKGVALTSKGEQFVQYATQIHNLLHDLKQDMTDPGEPSGTLKIGIVETAASSRFMEILNEYQITYPEVSISLVNATSPKVLRKKIQDYEIDGAFISGACVKEGLKVEYEMQDTVHIISKRMDIPPASLCQVSWVVFPEGCPYREMTEEFLQEEGLSARNIIEVSTMENLLSCVESGIAFTIMPCSVIHKKPDDFSVFDLADRYTHTTTTFVRGEDRYVSSALDQFMKLLNQKCITF from the coding sequence ATGGAACTTTCTGATATCGATATTATTCTTGCGGTGGCACGTTCAGGCAAAATCTCACAGGCCGCCAAAGAATTGAATTACGCCCAGTCCAATGTCACTACACGCATCAAAAAACTGGAACAGGAATATCAAATCCAGTTGTTCAACCGATTTCCCAAAGGTGTTGCACTGACCTCCAAAGGAGAACAGTTCGTCCAGTACGCCACACAGATTCACAACCTTTTGCACGATCTGAAGCAGGATATGACCGATCCAGGTGAACCTTCTGGCACGCTAAAAATCGGCATTGTGGAAACTGCGGCATCCAGCCGCTTTATGGAGATTCTGAATGAATATCAAATAACCTACCCGGAGGTGTCCATCTCACTCGTTAACGCCACTTCACCCAAAGTACTGCGCAAGAAAATACAGGACTATGAGATTGACGGTGCTTTTATCAGTGGGGCTTGTGTGAAGGAGGGGCTGAAGGTGGAATATGAGATGCAAGACACGGTTCATATCATCTCCAAGCGGATGGATATACCACCCGCAAGCCTGTGCCAAGTATCCTGGGTTGTTTTCCCCGAGGGCTGCCCATATCGTGAAATGACTGAAGAATTCCTGCAAGAAGAAGGGTTGTCCGCACGCAATATCATTGAAGTGAGTACGATGGAAAACCTGCTCAGCTGTGTGGAATCTGGCATTGCTTTTACCATTATGCCGTGCAGCGTTATTCACAAGAAACCGGATGATTTCTCCGTATTTGATCTCGCAGATCGTTATACTCATACCACAACAACCTTTGTCCGCGGTGAGGATCGGTATGTCAGCAGTGCGCTGGATCAATTCATGAAGCTGCTCAATCAGAAGTGCATTACATTTTGA
- a CDS encoding LLM class flavin-dependent oxidoreductase translates to MKFALFSLMMNLPNAVTGEALTTQQKFHNILEQAKLAERLGFDAYGIGERHGAPFLSSSPPVVLTAIAAATTRIRLLTTVTVLSILDPVRVAEDYATLDQLSGGRLEMIIGKGNDPRHYPLFGIREEEQWDSLDERYHLLRRLWSEENVTWQGTYRPPLEGVTTWPRPLQQSIPIWHGSASSTVSTELAAKYGEPLFTSNSFHPQAKYKALIDHYRERLDYYGHDPQQAVIGSGAGSLYLADTGEEAIRRYKPYYEAFHATAAAQHNQSPFTDLEDNIARGPALIGSPEQIIEKILDYHAAYGHQVLSISVDGLTHSEQLEQVERFAKEVAPVLRRELPSSVWNEPPVLTQHSSFLSSNATDSWPTAISPIFQV, encoded by the coding sequence ATGAAATTTGCCTTGTTTAGCCTCATGATGAATCTGCCTAATGCCGTTACCGGGGAGGCTCTGACAACTCAGCAGAAATTCCATAATATATTGGAGCAAGCGAAGCTGGCTGAACGACTGGGATTCGATGCCTATGGAATCGGTGAACGACATGGTGCGCCTTTTCTATCTTCATCGCCACCTGTCGTATTAACCGCAATAGCCGCAGCAACCACACGCATTCGGTTACTAACCACCGTCACTGTTCTTAGTATACTTGATCCAGTCCGGGTTGCCGAGGATTATGCCACGTTGGATCAATTATCGGGCGGACGGCTGGAAATGATCATCGGGAAAGGCAATGACCCTCGCCACTATCCGCTGTTTGGCATACGCGAAGAGGAACAATGGGACTCACTCGATGAACGGTATCATTTGCTAAGACGGTTGTGGTCTGAAGAGAATGTCACCTGGCAGGGGACGTATCGCCCTCCGCTTGAGGGAGTGACCACGTGGCCCAGACCGCTTCAGCAGTCCATCCCAATCTGGCATGGTAGCGCGTCCAGCACGGTCTCAACCGAACTCGCTGCCAAATATGGCGAGCCGCTCTTCACGTCGAACTCTTTTCACCCTCAGGCCAAATACAAAGCATTAATTGATCATTATCGGGAGCGTCTCGATTATTATGGTCATGATCCACAGCAAGCCGTGATTGGCTCTGGTGCCGGCAGTCTCTATCTTGCGGATACGGGTGAAGAAGCCATTCGCCGCTATAAGCCATATTATGAAGCGTTCCACGCCACCGCCGCCGCACAGCATAATCAGTCGCCCTTCACCGATCTGGAGGATAACATTGCACGAGGCCCTGCGTTAATTGGCAGTCCGGAGCAGATCATTGAGAAAATTCTGGACTATCATGCCGCTTACGGACATCAGGTGCTGAGTATCAGCGTAGATGGACTGACGCATAGCGAACAGTTGGAGCAAGTGGAGCGTTTTGCCAAGGAAGTCGCCCCTGTATTACGCCGTGAACTGCCCAGTTCGGTATGGAATGAACCCCCGGTGTTAACCCAGCACTCATCCTTCCTTTCCTCTAATGCTACAGACTCATGGCCCACAGCCATCTCACCTATATTCCAGGTATAA
- a CDS encoding helix-turn-helix domain-containing protein — MEPTTTIRSYIEDYIRKQGYTLQYFADISGVNAGTLSAIIKGTRPIAMAQLDLITQGMKLEEGYFYEIYGAECFVESAPHWRRLEPFLQRCAELDKLECIHKVIQEVTDDRSYISELFEMAEGMLERGQTKAARMLYECVAECEKYQHSERLALCQYRIFTLSLGQDQHENLRAAVHFEPYINRLDEERQLDAIRELANTYNGLCQWDKVFQLADELLQRVKFLEQYKNKKKGLEFIRASKHPLFTYKFYAYLLIATVWGERKEYEKALEYTSFYSNIVIEDSTTEDQLFIKRFKDWAEVNTYLYKLMTGDYNALNSYLDFIEVNENETLLGLVKVMEAANQYQLNVDHVLKRFDSFIRMLVNDSNYESSYTTQIKDDRYTKFWAELAFYQLSKARHNEGFRDLLTCLSSAHKIKDDSTIIYCVSLFEEYRTQASDSIESQYKSIIKEVYGRYEKKSNVGINAV; from the coding sequence ATGGAACCTACAACTACGATACGCTCATATATTGAGGACTACATCAGGAAACAGGGGTACACCCTGCAGTATTTTGCCGATATATCGGGAGTTAACGCTGGAACGCTTAGCGCAATTATTAAGGGGACTCGGCCCATCGCTATGGCGCAACTGGATCTGATTACCCAAGGCATGAAGCTGGAAGAGGGGTATTTCTACGAGATTTATGGGGCTGAATGTTTCGTGGAATCGGCACCTCATTGGAGGAGACTGGAACCATTCCTGCAACGCTGTGCTGAATTGGACAAGCTGGAATGTATTCATAAGGTTATCCAGGAAGTGACGGATGATCGCTCGTATATCTCGGAGTTGTTCGAGATGGCCGAAGGCATGCTTGAACGTGGACAGACGAAGGCCGCACGGATGTTGTACGAATGTGTGGCGGAGTGTGAGAAATATCAGCACTCGGAACGTCTGGCGCTGTGCCAGTATCGCATCTTCACGTTATCTCTCGGTCAGGACCAACACGAGAATCTGCGTGCAGCCGTACATTTTGAACCGTATATTAATCGGCTGGATGAGGAACGGCAGTTGGATGCGATTAGGGAGTTGGCGAATACATACAATGGGTTATGTCAGTGGGATAAAGTATTCCAATTAGCCGATGAACTGTTACAACGGGTCAAATTTCTGGAACAATACAAAAATAAAAAAAAGGGATTGGAGTTTATTAGAGCCTCCAAACACCCGTTATTTACTTATAAATTTTATGCTTACTTATTAATAGCAACTGTATGGGGAGAGCGTAAAGAGTATGAAAAGGCGCTAGAGTATACTTCTTTCTATTCAAATATTGTTATTGAAGACTCTACTACAGAAGATCAACTCTTTATAAAGCGATTTAAAGATTGGGCTGAAGTTAATACCTATTTATATAAGTTGATGACGGGCGACTATAATGCGCTTAACTCTTATCTCGACTTTATAGAAGTAAATGAAAATGAAACTCTTCTTGGACTTGTCAAAGTTATGGAAGCGGCTAATCAATACCAACTGAATGTTGACCATGTTCTCAAAAGATTTGATTCGTTTATCCGTATGTTAGTTAATGATTCTAACTATGAGAGTAGTTATACTACTCAGATAAAAGATGATCGATATACTAAATTTTGGGCTGAATTAGCATTCTACCAGTTGTCTAAAGCCAGGCATAATGAAGGATTCAGGGATCTGCTTACTTGTTTGAGTTCTGCTCACAAGATCAAGGATGACTCCACCATAATTTATTGTGTGAGTTTATTTGAGGAATACAGAACACAGGCTTCTGATTCAATAGAGTCCCAATATAAAAGTATTATCAAGGAGGTTTATGGTCGATATGAGAAAAAAAGCAATGTTGGTATTAACGCTGTTTAG